One Phragmites australis chromosome 23, lpPhrAust1.1, whole genome shotgun sequence DNA window includes the following coding sequences:
- the LOC133905732 gene encoding myb-related protein 308-like — protein sequence MGRSPCCEKGHTNKGAWTKEEDQRLVAYIKANGEGCWRSLPKAAGLLRCGKSCRLRWMNYLRPDLKRGNITEEEDELIIKLHQLLGNKWSLIAGRLPGRTDNEIKNYWNTHIKRKLLARGLDPQTHGPVNSIVAGVASSAHHQDNPAVRSSCSPQSSSTGHSSDYGSTSVTHPSDIDLNLSISPPRPSQPSSPPPKLEAEARGGATSSAKTTARTN from the exons atgggGAGGTCGCCGTGCTGCGAGAAGGGGCACACGAACAAGGGCGCCTGGACCAAGGAGGAGGACCAGCGGCTCGTCGCCTACATCAAGGCCAACGGCGAAGGCTGCTGGAGGTCGCTCCCCAAAGCAGCGGGCCTGCTGCGGTGCGGGAAGAGCTGCCGGCTGCGGTGGATGAACTACCTGCGGCCGGACCTCAAGCGCGGCAACATcaccgaggaagaagacgagctCATCATCAAACTCCACCAGCTCCTCGGAAACAA GTGGTCGCTAATCGCCGGGAGGCTGCCGGGACGGACGGACAACGAGATTAAGAACTACTGGAACACGCATATCAAGCGCAAGCTCCTGGCCCGCGGCCTTGACCCGCAGACGCACGGCCCGGTAAATTCCATCGTCGCTGGTGTCGCATCAAGCGCCCACCACCAGGACAACCCAGCGGTGCGCTCCAGCTGCTCGCCGCAGAGCAGCAGCACTGGCCACAGCAGCGACTACGGCAGCACGTCCGTGACGCACCCCAGCGACATCGACCTCAACCTCTCCATAAGCCCGCCGAGGCCGAGCCaaccgtcgtcgccgccgccgaagcTAGAAGCAGAAGCAAGAGGCGGTGCGACGTCCAGTGCGAAGACAACAGCTCGTACAAATTAA